CACACAGTACTTGGTAATAAAATCCGCTTGCACGATTTTCACCAAGGGAATATGCCACAAATAAATCCATATGGAATTTCTGGCTATAAAAAGCACCAAAGGCTGGATTTTAATAAGGTGTATGAGCTGCGCAATTTTATCTATCAACAACCAAAGCACCAACGATGCAACCATGGCGTAACTTAAGTAATAGATGCCCGGCGGGTATTTAAAGCGCTGTGTAGGCACAATATAGCCGTGGCTTGTATACAAGTACATTGCAAAGGCTGCGAATACCACGCCAAAGAAAGCAATCGCCAATAAAAGCTGTGTGTGCGTTAACCTTATGAGCCGCAAGCCCAATGCAAACACCATCGCGTAGGGAATCAGGTAGTGGCTAACCTGTGAAACCACAAAGCCCGCGCCCGTAGAGATATAGGGTAAGGTCAAATAGCGCACTAGCTCGTAGGTACCAATGCCTGCCACCAGCAGCAGTAAATAAACGTGTGCTGAACCTGTTGCTTCATTGAACCTGTGCAACAGCGGCGACACCAGTGCAACCAGCAAAAACACCTTGATAATCCACATATAGCCAATGCCATCAACCAGCAGGTAAGAGCCTGCTATCTTGGCGAGGGTTAAATCACTGTTGCCGGAATCAATCAGGAAAAGCACCGCA
This genomic stretch from Simiduia sp. 21SJ11W-1 harbors:
- a CDS encoding acyltransferase, yielding MGIISRANLMDEGVVRMDARDNRIDILRFIGLAMIVLAHVNPPYALSQLRNFDVPLMVLLSGMSFGLSYRPGEAFASYVYKRIKRLVFPVWIFLTGYFAVLFLIDSGNSDLTLAKIAGSYLLVDGIGYMWIIKVFLLVALVSPLLHRFNEATGSAHVYLLLLVAGIGTYELVRYLTLPYISTGAGFVVSQVSHYLIPYAMVFALGLRLIRLTHTQLLLAIAFFGVVFAAFAMYLYTSHGYIVPTQRFKYPPGIYYLSYAMVASLVLWLLIDKIAQLIHLIKIQPLVLFIARNSIWIYLWHIPLVKIVQADFITKYCVVFGVAILITFIQVWWVQKLAEKTTSARAKKRFEMLFTG